A region of the Sodalis ligni genome:
GGTCATATGATGAAAAAGAACAGCGTATTGCTTGCTATAGCTCTGGTTTTGCCCTGGGGCGTGATGGCGGACGATTTCTCCGCCGGTGCGCCGGGTGTGATAGTCCAAATCGGGGCCCAGGATCAGCAAGGGTATTTCTGGGACGGTGATACCTGGCGCTCTCCGCAGTGGTGGTACGACCATCAGGATAGTCATATTGGCGAGCGCAACGATCGCGGCTGGTATTGGGATGGTTTCCAGTGGCGCACCGAGCAGTGGTGGGATGACCACCAGGACAATGATTTTGGTGAACGGAACCTTAGCGGCTGGTATTGGGACGGTTATGAGTGGCGTTCACCGCAATGGTGGGAAAGCCATCAGGAAAATTATTATGGCGAGCGTAACGAATTCGGCTGGTACTGGGACGGCTGGCAATGGTTACCCTATCTGCCGCAGGGATTCAGGGATAATCGGGGCCGATACTGGGATCACGGCAATTGGTCGCCGAGACGTCCCAGTGATTATGATCGCCATTTTCAACAACCCGGCCGCGGCGAAGGCCATCCCGGTTACCAGCATCCCGGACGGCCACAGCATAACGGCGGCCGGCCGTTCCAGGGCGGGGGCCAACAGCACAACGGCGGGCAGCCGTTCCAGGGCGGGGGCCAGCAGCACAACGGCGGGCAGCCTTCCCAGGGCGGGGGCCAGCAGCACAACGGCGGGCAGCCTTCCCAGGGCGGGGGCCAGCAGCACAACGGCGGGCAGCCGTTCCAGGGAGGGGGCCAACAGCACAACGGCGGGCAGCCGTTCCAGGGCGGCGGCCAACAGCACAACGGCGGGAAGCCGTTCCAGGGCGGCGGCCAGCAGCACAACGGCGGGCAGCCGTTCCAGGGAGGGGGCCAGCAGCACAACGGCGGGCAGCCTTCCAGGGCGGGGCCAGCAGCACAACGGCGGGCAGCCGTTCCAGGGCGGCGGTCAGCAGCATAGCGGCGGCGGCCAGGTATTCAAACCGGCGGCCAGCGGCAGGAGCCTAATGGCGGTCAGCGGGAGCATAACGGTGGTCAGGTATTCCAAACCGGAGGCCAGCGGCAGGAGCCTAATGGCGGTCAGCGGGAGCACAATGGCGGCCAACAGCAGCACAGCGGTGGGCAGCCGCTCCAGGGCGGCGGGCAGCGCGAACATAACGGCGGCCAGCAGCGTCAAGGCGGCCAACAGGAGCATAACGGCGGCCAGCAGCGTCAAGGCGGCCAGCAGGAGCATAATGGCGGCCAGCAGCTCCAAGGCGGCCAACAGGAGCATAACGGCGGCCAGCAGCATCAGGGCGGCGGCCAACGTGAAATCATCAAGCCCCCGCATAACTGACATCTCATAAACCTGCCATCCATGCGGTGCCGCCGGCACGTCTTCCGGGCACCGCATTTCTTGTCCGGCTGTAATGCCGGCAAACCGCCAAGCGGTGTTACCGCGCTACCCCTTTACTCTCAATACCGGTAGGATAAGAGCAGTTTACCGGTCCGGGCGGAACAAGAAATATGTCTGTAAACAGTCCGATTTTCAGCGCATTGAAGCAGCGGCAACAGCGTCGGGATGCTATCCGTGTCCGCTGGCTGTTCCTGTTCCTGGCGATAGCCGCTGTGATAAGCCTTTGTGCGGGCGATGTCTGGTTTTGGCCGACACAGTGGTTTAGCGATGCCGCGGAGGTTTTTATCTGGCAACTCAGATTGCCGCGCACGCTGGCGGTTATCGCCGTCGGCGCCTCACTGGCGCTGGCCGGGGCGGCAATGCAGAATATTTTCGAAAATCCTCTGGCCGAACCCGGGCTGCTCGGCGTGGCGAACGGGGCCGGCGTCGCCTTGACGCTGGCGGTATTTTTAGGCCGGGGGCTGGTGCCGGTATGGGGGCTGGGAGTGTGCGCCGTAGGCGGCGCGCTGGCCATTACCGCGCTGTTGTTATGGTTTGCGCGCCATAACGCTTCGAATGCCCGGCTGCTGCTGATTGGCGTAGCCTTGGGCATTTTATGCAGCGCGGTAATGACCTGGGCGGTCTATTTTAGCTCCAGTCTCGATCTGCGCCAGCTGCTCTATTGGATGATGGGAGGATTCGGCGGCGTGGACTGGCGTGACAAATGGCTGGTGCTGACCTTGCTACCGTTCATTCTTTGGGTTTTATGCCAGGGAAGGGTCATGAACCTGTTGGCGCTGGGGGAACAGCAGGCTATGCAGTTGGGATTGTCGGTCTTCCTCTGGCGCAATCTGTTTGTCCTCGCCTTTGGCTGCATGGTGGGAATAAGCGTGGCGCTGGCGGGCGCGATCGGCTTTATCGGATTGATTATTCCCCATATATTGCGCCTGGCGGGCTTGACCGATCACCGGTGGCTGCTTCCGGGCTGCGCCCTGGCCGGCGCCGGGGTGCTGCTCTTGGCGGATGTCGTCGCCCGGGTAGCCCTTTACTCTGCTGAATTGCCTATCGGCGTGGTTACCGCCACCCTGGGTTCGCCAATATTTATCTGGCTATTAATCAGGATAAGAGGCTAAGCTAGATCTATCAATTCAAGTTAACCTGCTGATTTCCAGCAACACCTGGAGGGCACACCGATGAGTGATAAACTGTATTCTCTGCCGCTTAAGACCATTACCGGGGAAACCACCACCCTGGAGAATTTTAAAGGTTCGGTACTGCTGATAGTGAATGTCGCCTCGAAATGCGGATTGACGGATCAATACGAGGCGTTGGAAAGCCTTTATAAGGAAAAGCACCAGCATGGTTTTGAGGTGCTGGGCTTTCCCTCAAATGAATTCGCCGGTCAGGAACCGGGCAGCGATGATGAAATACTGGCGTTTTGCCGCGGGACATTCGGCGTTGAATTTCCGATGTTCAGTAAAATCGAGGTCAACGGCGAGCATCGTCATCCCTTGTACCAAGCCTTGATCGCCGCGCAGCCTAAAGCCATTACGCCACAAGGCAGCGGATTCTTTGAACGGCTTGCCGGCAAGGGGCGCACCCCTAAGCATCCGCAGGATATCCTGTGGAACTTTGAAAAATTTCTCGTCAGCCGCGACGGCCAGGTTCTGCAACGCTTTGCCCCGGACATGAAACCTGACGATCCGATTATCCTTGAGGCGATAAACGGGGCGCTGGCAAAATAAAATGCCGGTTTTTCCTGGGCGCTCGCGCGCGCCGCGACCGGGCGGCAGCCGCCGGTGACGACATCCCTGGTCCTCGACCTGCGGCAGGTTGCGGTGCGGCAAAGACTGCGGCCGCTATCGCTGCAGGTCCCTGCCGGCAGCCTGATTCATCTTATCGGTCCTAACGGCGCAGGCAAAAGCACGCTGCTGTCCGCCATCGGCGGTCTGACAAGCTGCGAAGGGGAAATCCGTCTGCTGGACCGGCCGCTGCGGCAGTGGGGCAGCGCAGAGCTGGCACTGCATCGGGGCTATCTTTGCCAGCAAGCCTTGCCCTATGCCCTGATGCCGGTATTCCAATACCTGACATTACATCAGCCTCGCAATGCCGCCGAGCGGGACATCGATGGCGCGGTAGGGTATCTTGCCGAAGCGCTCTCTCTGGCGGATAAGCTCAATCGCCCCCTAAACCGGCTCTCCGGCGGCGAATGGCAGCGGGTGCGCCTGGCGGCGGTACTGCTGCAGGTGTGGCCGGCGATTAATCCGCGCGCCTCGCTGCTGCTGCTGGATGAACCAGCGGCGAGTCTGGATATCGCCCAGCGAGTGGCTCTGGACTCCTTGCTATCGGAGCTCACCGCCGCAGGCCTGGGCATCTTGGTCTGCGCCCACGATCTTAACCATAGCCTGCGCCATGCCGGGGAAATCTGGCTGCTGTCCGCCGGGGCGCTGGCAGCGCGGGGCCATCCCCGGGATGTGATGCAGCCGGCGATACTGTCGCCGGTATTCGGCGTGAAATTCGAACTGTTGCCCGCCGGCGGTACGCCCTGGCTGGTGGCATCCGGCCTGGCGCCGCAAGCCGCGACAGCGGTATGATACCTTGACCTGTCCAGCGGTTGGACAGCGTTATGCTGATGGGCAAAAAATGAGACGGATATCTTTTTGTTGGCTGTTCCTGTTTAGCTTAATTCTTACCGGCTGCAGTCATCACGCGCCGCCGCCGGATCCCCGGCTGGCAAATTCCAGGGTGGTGAGAGCGCAGCTTAACGATCAGTTACGGCATTGGTACGGCGTTCCTTACCGATATGGCGGGTTGGATCAAAACGGCGTGGATTGCTCGGGGTTCGTGTATCGCACTTTCCGCGATCGGTTCGGTATTGTGCTGCCGCGTTCCACCCAAGACCAGACCAAGGTCGGTACCCGCATATCCCGCGACGATCTGTTGCCGGGGGATTTGGTGTTTTTCAAAACCGGCAGCGGCGGTAACGGCTTGCATGTGGGTATCTTCGATACCGGTGATAAATTTATCCATGCCTCCACCAGTCGCGGGGTGATCCGTTCATCGCTGGATAATGTCTATTGGAGCAAAGCTTATTGGCAGGCCAGGCGAATCTGATACTGACGCCTCTATACAGTCAGCCCGGATGCCGCCTGACGAGCTACAATAAAAACAGGAGGCACCATGGCCAATACCCCTATCTTCAATAACAGTTATCACCGGCAACTTCCCGGGTTCTATACCGAACTGATGCCGGCTCCCCTGCGCGGCGCGCGTCTGCTCTACCATAATAGCGAACTGGCGCGAGAGCTGGCGCTGGATGACGACCTTTTTGCCGAGCCTCATTCCGCCATCTGGAGCGGGGAGCGGTTGTTGCCGGGAATGCAGCCCTTGGCGCAGGTTTATAGCGGCCATCAATTCGGCGTCTGGGCCGGGCAACTGGGGGACGGGCGCGGGATCCTGCTTGGGGAGCAGCAATTGGCGGATGGCCGTTCGGTGGACTGGCATCTGAAAGGCGCCGGTAAAACGCCTTATTCGCGCATGGGGGACGGACGGGCGGTGTTGTGCTCAGTGGTGCGTGAATTCCTGGCATCCGAGGCGCTGCATCATTTGGGCATCGGTACCACCAGGGCGCTGACCATCGTCACCAGCGACGAGCCGGTGTGGCGTGAAAAGCCGGAACCGGGGGCCATGCTGCTGCGGGTGGCGGATAGCCATGTGCGGTTCGGGCATTTTGAACACTTCTTTTATCGCCGCGAGACGGAGAAGGTCAGGCAACTGGCGGACTATGTCATCGGCCGTGATTGGCCGCAGCTGGCGGGTCAGGCGGACGCCTATCGTTTATGGCTGACCGACGTGGTGGAACGCACGGCGCGCACCATAGCCCAATGGCAGGCGGTGGGGTTTGCCCATGGCGTAATGAATACCGACAATATGTCCATACTGGGCATCACCATTGACTATGGCCCCTATGGTTTTCTCGATGCCTATCGTCCGGGCTATGTTTGCAACCATACCGATTATCAAGGGCGTTATGCTTTTGATAATCAGCCGGCGGTGGCGTTGTGGAATCTGCATCGCCTGGGGCAGGCGCTGTCCGGACTGATGCCGGTAAGCGACCTGGAACAGGCGCTGAACTGTTATGAACCGGCGTTGATGCATGCCTATGGCGACGAGATGCGGGCCAAGCTAGGCTTCGCTACGCGCGATAAACGGGATAACGATATTCTCACCGGCCTGCTGAGCCTGATGGACCGGGAAGGCAGCGATTATACCCGGGTGTTTCGCCTGTTAAGCGACAGCGAGGCGGCGAATTCCCGCTCGCCGCTGCGCGATGAGATGAAGGATCTGGCGGGGTTTGATCGGTGGTTTCAGGTATACCGGCAGCGAGTTCGGGAAGAAGACAGGGACGACGAAAGGCGACGGCAGGCCATGCGGGCCAAAATCCCAACTTTATCCTGCGCAACTATCTGGCCCAGCAGGCTATTGACGGCGCCGAACAGAACGACACCGCTTTTTACACCGGCTCCTCCAGGCATTGCGCCATCCCTATGATGACGATCCGGCTCTGGACGACCTGGCGGCGCTGCCGCCGGAGTGGGCAGGCAGCTGGAGATTTCCTGCTCCAGCTGATAAGCGCGAGCCTGAATTTTTATGGGGTAGGGATCGGTGTTAATGATTCTTCATGATATTCGGTGTCTAGATTGAACCAGTCAGATAAATATTTGAATTCCTTTATGGAAAGCAATATATCCAAAAAAGCCTGTTGGGCAAAAATGCTTTCTTGATCATCTCCAAGGTTGTAGTCAGCGACTATTTGCTCCAAAACCTGCAATGAGGTAGGGCTTAGCTGGATATCACCCACGGCATGGGGAAGGTCGGGACGTTTGTTATACAGCAGCTGAAATATATCAAAATAGATGAGGGGCGCTTGCCAGGCTTCGGATGCCGCGGCAAGAGGAAGCGAAGTATTAAAAGAATCGCTTTCCGCTTTTTTGGATAGTCCGTCGCGTCTCTCACGGCTAAGGGAGAATTTTTGGTTCATCCTCAGCACGAAATCGATCAGATCATGCAGCCGACGATGTATGTTCTGCGTTCGCTTATACTCCTTGACATTGATGTTCGGCACGTTTGAGCGGCCAGAGCCGCTAGTTGGCCCCCAAAAACGCTCATCAGGAGTGAACCAGCGAAACCACTGCGGCCTTCTTTCTTCCATTCGCCCGCCGTCGGTGACTTTATAGGGATAAGCCTTGATTTTTATCCCTAGCTCATCGGCAAGGATTTGCGCCGTGGAATAGCGGTAGCCAAAACCGCCATAACAGGAGTAAAGATCAATACTTTCCAATTGGTGCAATATAAACGGTGCATCTTCAAGAAATTGCAATCCCTTTATGATATCTGAAAATTCAATTGCATCCATATGATTAACGTTGAAAGGCGCTCCGTGCAGTTTTATACGTAAGCGCGTTTTAACGTCATTAAGCAACTCAATATGGCAATCCTTTCCTAACAAGAGCTTTTTCGCGGTATGGCTTGTTCCCGGTAACCATTTTTCTGCCATCGCTTGAATAAGTGGTGATTTTTCATGGGGAATATCACTAAATACAGAGGTAGACACACTTGACCCGTGCGCCTCACCCACGATGACAAAAATT
Encoded here:
- a CDS encoding NlpC/P60 family protein — translated: MRRISFCWLFLFSLILTGCSHHAPPPDPRLANSRVVRAQLNDQLRHWYGVPYRYGGLDQNGVDCSGFVYRTFRDRFGIVLPRSTQDQTKVGTRISRDDLLPGDLVFFKTGSGGNGLHVGIFDTGDKFIHASTSRGVIRSSLDNVYWSKAYWQARRI
- a CDS encoding glutathione peroxidase encodes the protein MSDKLYSLPLKTITGETTTLENFKGSVLLIVNVASKCGLTDQYEALESLYKEKHQHGFEVLGFPSNEFAGQEPGSDDEILAFCRGTFGVEFPMFSKIEVNGEHRHPLYQALIAAQPKAITPQGSGFFERLAGKGRTPKHPQDILWNFEKFLVSRDGQVLQRFAPDMKPDDPIILEAINGALAK
- the btuD gene encoding vitamin B12 ABC transporter ATP-binding protein BtuD; this encodes MTTSLVLDLRQVAVRQRLRPLSLQVPAGSLIHLIGPNGAGKSTLLSAIGGLTSCEGEIRLLDRPLRQWGSAELALHRGYLCQQALPYALMPVFQYLTLHQPRNAAERDIDGAVGYLAEALSLADKLNRPLNRLSGGEWQRVRLAAVLLQVWPAINPRASLLLLDEPAASLDIAQRVALDSLLSELTAAGLGILVCAHDLNHSLRHAGEIWLLSAGALAARGHPRDVMQPAILSPVFGVKFELLPAGGTPWLVASGLAPQAATAV
- the btuC gene encoding vitamin B12 ABC transporter permease BtuC, producing the protein MSVNSPIFSALKQRQQRRDAIRVRWLFLFLAIAAVISLCAGDVWFWPTQWFSDAAEVFIWQLRLPRTLAVIAVGASLALAGAAMQNIFENPLAEPGLLGVANGAGVALTLAVFLGRGLVPVWGLGVCAVGGALAITALLLWFARHNASNARLLLIGVALGILCSAVMTWAVYFSSSLDLRQLLYWMMGGFGGVDWRDKWLVLTLLPFILWVLCQGRVMNLLALGEQQAMQLGLSVFLWRNLFVLAFGCMVGISVALAGAIGFIGLIIPHILRLAGLTDHRWLLPGCALAGAGVLLLADVVARVALYSAELPIGVVTATLGSPIFIWLLIRIRG
- a CDS encoding DUF2502 domain-containing protein yields the protein MMKKNSVLLAIALVLPWGVMADDFSAGAPGVIVQIGAQDQQGYFWDGDTWRSPQWWYDHQDSHIGERNDRGWYWDGFQWRTEQWWDDHQDNDFGERNLSGWYWDGYEWRSPQWWESHQENYYGERNEFGWYWDGWQWLPYLPQGFRDNRGRYWDHGNWSPRRPSDYDRHFQQPGRGEGHPGYQHPGRPQHNGGRPFQGGGQQHNGGQPFQGGGQQHNGGQPSQGGGQQHNGGQPSQGGGQQHNGGQPFQGGGQQHNGGQPFQGGGQQHNGGKPFQGGGQQHNGGQPFQGGGQQHNGGQPSRAGPAAQRRAAVPGRRSAA